The following coding sequences are from one Prochlorococcus sp. MIT 1314 window:
- a CDS encoding NAD-dependent DNA ligase yields MNNLLKRDVKYIDEKYRLGDGIISDDAFKQLEKLFIPVDTECDYFNQKNNRLLPKLAKENYKDFLGSLFTKTRLSIQPKIDGCAIAIRYINGKFNKAITKKGFDVSSKIKQIKNVPDCIPIKRDFQIRGELYSTNEVAGISQRIARKYLNDNKGIGASLSFCCFQILNGRLNQYETLNYLKKCGFSTPQSYFTNITSEIEIFKKNWLERKIFAKYPTDGIVIKINSRKLQLSREKSLSQNNEWQYAIEK; encoded by the coding sequence ATGAATAACTTATTAAAGAGAGATGTTAAGTACATTGATGAAAAATATAGATTAGGTGACGGTATAATTTCCGATGATGCATTTAAGCAACTTGAGAAGCTCTTTATACCTGTGGATACAGAATGTGATTATTTTAATCAAAAAAACAATAGACTTTTACCAAAATTGGCTAAAGAAAATTATAAAGATTTTTTGGGAAGTTTATTTACAAAAACAAGATTAAGTATTCAACCAAAAATTGATGGCTGCGCTATTGCAATTAGATACATAAATGGCAAGTTTAATAAAGCTATTACAAAAAAAGGATTTGATGTCTCAAGCAAAATTAAACAAATTAAAAATGTCCCCGATTGTATTCCTATCAAACGAGATTTTCAAATTAGAGGTGAACTATACTCTACAAACGAAGTTGCCGGAATTTCCCAAAGAATTGCAAGAAAATACCTCAATGATAATAAAGGGATTGGAGCAAGTCTCAGCTTTTGCTGTTTCCAAATACTTAATGGAAGACTTAACCAATATGAAACCCTTAACTATCTTAAAAAATGTGGCTTCAGCACCCCCCAAAGTTACTTCACAAATATTACAAGTGAAATCGAAATATTTAAAAAAAATTGGTTAGAGAGAAAAATATTTGCAAAATATCCAACTGATGGGATAGTTATTAAAATAAATAGTAGGAAACTGCAGTTAAGCAGAGAGAAAAGCTTATCTCAAAATAACGAATGGCAATATGCAATTGAGAAATAA
- a CDS encoding pyridoxamine 5'-phosphate oxidase family protein: MLEKNLPSWRQDLKSSRKKEGKSPSNRWIQLATVSEKNEPRLRTVVFRGWHKDSSIIIFTDRRSEKIEHIKSNPNAEILWFFLKTKSQYRFKGEISELSDNKNYWDTLSEKSKASWFWGTPGNRINPKLQFNYELLNKLHKPENFVVINFEIFSVDLLKLEQPIHKRYIWEKKYKWRKQEINP; encoded by the coding sequence ATGCTTGAAAAAAACTTACCAAGTTGGAGGCAAGATTTAAAATCTTCTAGAAAAAAAGAGGGTAAATCACCATCTAATAGATGGATTCAGCTTGCAACAGTTAGCGAAAAAAATGAGCCGAGATTAAGAACAGTAGTTTTCAGAGGATGGCATAAAGATAGTTCAATAATTATTTTTACAGATAGAAGAAGTGAAAAAATTGAGCATATAAAATCCAACCCTAATGCAGAAATATTATGGTTTTTTTTGAAGACTAAATCACAATATAGATTCAAAGGAGAAATCAGTGAATTAAGTGATAACAAAAATTATTGGGATACATTATCCGAAAAATCAAAAGCTTCATGGTTCTGGGGAACTCCTGGTAATAGAATTAACCCAAAGTTACAGTTTAATTATGAATTACTAAACAAATTACATAAGCCAGAAAATTTTGTAGTTATAAATTTTGAAATTTTCTCAGTAGATCTTCTTAAATTAGAACAGCCTATTCATAAAAGATATATCTGGGAAAAGAAATATAAATGGAGAAAACAAGAAATTAATCCATAG
- a CDS encoding DUF1295 domain-containing protein codes for MKLNQIINLHKGLTAFVVVGLMIIFDNFTIAPYVYLALHGTYGLLWLLKEKIFPDPYFKEKINFLTSVTGFIFLGSYWIAPYILISSHKSVPNIVIAASISINIIGVFLHFASDSQKYFSLKLKKDLIKEGFFKNIRNTNYLGEILIYLSFAILSMSFIPFVILAIFFSIVFLPRMIKKDKSLTKYDSFEEYKKKSGLILPKLNA; via the coding sequence ATGAAACTTAATCAAATAATTAATCTCCATAAGGGGCTAACAGCGTTTGTAGTAGTAGGACTTATGATTATTTTTGATAATTTTACAATCGCTCCCTATGTTTATTTAGCTCTGCATGGTACTTATGGATTACTTTGGCTTCTAAAAGAAAAGATATTTCCTGATCCCTATTTTAAAGAAAAAATCAATTTTTTAACTTCAGTTACTGGTTTTATTTTCCTTGGAAGTTACTGGATAGCTCCTTACATTCTTATCTCATCTCATAAATCTGTTCCAAATATAGTAATAGCTGCTTCTATATCTATAAATATTATTGGTGTATTTTTACACTTTGCTAGTGATTCTCAGAAATATTTTTCTCTTAAATTAAAAAAAGATCTTATTAAAGAAGGATTTTTCAAAAATATAAGGAATACAAATTATTTAGGAGAAATACTAATTTATCTATCGTTCGCCATCCTTTCAATGAGTTTCATTCCATTCGTAATTCTTGCAATATTTTTCTCTATAGTTTTTCTTCCAAGAATGATTAAAAAAGATAAATCGCTCACAAAATACGATTCATTCGAAGAATACAAAAAGAAAAGTGGCCTTATTTTACCTAAATTAAATGCTTGA
- the murD gene encoding UDP-N-acetylmuramoyl-L-alanine--D-glutamate ligase — MINNNHLSKRKNINLVIGLGKSGFWAAKYLKRVDKRVIVWESKDGEKFLEAKKELEELNILVCLKKEFVFEEIDPFVKEIESVVISPSIPYDHETIIKLKKKGIKVIGEINVAWEILKDTNWIGITGTNGKTTVTHLLSHILCENELYAPFAGNIGTPLCKYAYSKKHKKLDWVVAEISSYQIEISPEVKPNIGIWTTFTEDHLERHKTLENYFNIKKSLLEKSDFRIYNYDDENLRNHYSSLSKGVWITTSLDKSNLIQCDYWVDDNAFIVEKGKRLFKLEHFPLKGMHNLQNLLLVIAAARKVGLSGKKIKYSLSNYRQLPHRMETIYKNNDLEIINDSKATNFDSSIAGIDSIEGQIILISGGRLKGNKYTEWIKVLKKKVKCIFLFGESSKVLKMALINEGFKKDIFEFPELKELLTFVFQYLQNNKGGTLLFSPSCSSFDQFKNYEERGDHFKKLISEKLKIN; from the coding sequence ATGATAAATAATAATCATTTAAGTAAAAGAAAAAATATTAATCTTGTAATTGGATTAGGTAAATCTGGATTTTGGGCTGCCAAGTATTTGAAAAGAGTCGATAAGAGAGTAATTGTTTGGGAAAGTAAAGATGGGGAAAAATTCTTAGAAGCAAAAAAAGAATTGGAAGAACTTAATATATTAGTTTGTCTGAAAAAAGAATTTGTATTTGAAGAAATTGATCCCTTTGTAAAAGAAATTGAATCTGTTGTTATAAGTCCATCAATACCTTATGACCATGAAACTATTATTAAATTAAAAAAAAAAGGCATTAAAGTAATTGGTGAAATTAATGTTGCATGGGAAATTTTAAAAGATACAAATTGGATAGGTATTACTGGCACTAATGGTAAGACTACTGTTACCCATTTACTAAGCCATATACTCTGCGAGAATGAATTATATGCTCCTTTTGCAGGAAATATTGGTACACCTTTATGTAAATATGCTTACTCTAAAAAACACAAAAAACTTGACTGGGTTGTGGCTGAAATAAGCAGTTATCAAATAGAAATATCTCCAGAAGTAAAACCTAATATTGGAATCTGGACAACCTTCACAGAAGATCATCTTGAAAGACATAAAACACTAGAAAACTATTTCAACATAAAAAAAAGCTTACTAGAAAAATCAGATTTTAGAATTTATAATTATGACGATGAAAATCTAAGAAATCATTATAGCTCACTATCAAAAGGGGTTTGGATAACAACTAGTTTAGATAAATCAAATTTGATTCAATGCGATTATTGGGTAGATGATAACGCATTCATTGTTGAGAAAGGGAAAAGACTATTCAAACTTGAACATTTTCCTTTAAAAGGAATGCATAATCTTCAAAATCTTCTATTAGTAATAGCAGCGGCAAGAAAAGTTGGATTATCTGGAAAAAAGATTAAATATTCTTTATCTAATTACAGACAATTACCTCATAGGATGGAAACAATTTACAAAAATAATGATCTGGAAATAATTAATGATAGTAAAGCTACGAATTTTGATTCATCTATTGCAGGAATAGATTCTATTGAAGGTCAAATAATATTAATTTCTGGAGGCAGATTAAAAGGCAATAAATACACGGAATGGATAAAAGTTTTAAAGAAGAAAGTTAAATGTATTTTTCTTTTTGGAGAAAGCTCAAAAGTCCTAAAAATGGCGCTTATTAATGAAGGATTTAAAAAAGATATTTTTGAATTTCCAGAACTCAAAGAGCTTTTAACTTTTGTTTTTCAATATTTACAAAATAATAAGGGTGGAACATTATTATTCTCACCTTCCTGTTCAAGTTTTGATCAATTTAAAAATTATGAAGAGCGAGGAGATCATTTCAAGAAACTAATAAGTGAAAAACTAAAGATTAATTAA
- a CDS encoding oxidoreductase, which translates to MNSTISRPKISNWETSNIPNLINKTALITGANSGLGYYTAKALAEKNAHVIIACRSLEKANQTIQKLKALNPEGIFSPLELDLSDLNNVVEVQSKIFDDFENLDLLINNAGIMHPPKTLSAQGYEIQFAVNHLAHMLLTLKLLPIIEKKEKSRIVTVTSGAQFFGKVGWENLKAENYYNKWESYSNSKLANVMFALELNENLRPKNILSLAAHPGIAKTNLFTAQKPKPSPIETFSMELFSPIFQSAEMGALPQLFAATSPDAKGGDHYGPKFNFRGHPKLSPTSPLAINKKERKNLWEKSLELLSNFL; encoded by the coding sequence ATGAATTCCACTATTTCAAGACCTAAAATTTCTAACTGGGAAACATCTAATATTCCTAATCTGATTAACAAAACAGCACTAATTACTGGTGCGAATAGTGGTCTTGGATACTATACGGCAAAGGCCTTAGCCGAAAAAAACGCTCATGTAATCATTGCATGTAGATCCCTTGAAAAGGCTAATCAAACGATACAAAAGCTTAAAGCTCTTAATCCTGAAGGAATATTTTCACCTCTAGAATTAGACTTATCAGATTTAAATAATGTTGTTGAGGTTCAGTCTAAAATTTTTGATGATTTTGAAAATCTGGATTTACTAATCAATAATGCAGGCATAATGCACCCGCCTAAAACACTTAGTGCCCAAGGATATGAAATACAATTTGCAGTTAATCATTTAGCTCATATGCTTTTAACCCTAAAGCTTCTTCCAATTATTGAAAAAAAAGAGAAATCGAGAATAGTAACGGTTACTTCTGGAGCACAATTTTTTGGGAAAGTTGGTTGGGAAAATCTGAAAGCAGAGAACTATTACAACAAATGGGAATCTTACTCCAATAGCAAATTGGCAAATGTAATGTTTGCTTTGGAACTAAATGAGAACTTAAGGCCCAAAAATATACTTTCTCTAGCTGCTCACCCAGGAATAGCAAAAACAAATCTTTTTACTGCTCAAAAGCCCAAACCTAGTCCAATAGAAACATTCTCCATGGAATTATTTAGCCCTATTTTTCAATCTGCTGAGATGGGTGCTTTACCTCAACTTTTTGCCGCTACTTCACCAGATGCAAAAGGGGGTGATCATTATGGTCCTAAATTTAATTTCAGAGGTCATCCAAAACTATCCCCTACGTCTCCTTTAGCCATTAATAAAAAAGAAAGAAAAAATTTATGGGAAAAAAGCCTTGAATTACTGTCTAATTTCTTATAA
- a CDS encoding photosystem II S4 domain protein, with the protein MIDLKEILINSNFKKETEELINIANLAYKHWETYWTGFHSTYICEEILKDFGNLNDFKFFVYGGFSSSQRSRIACFRGDHIPEEDALKSDFPAKGIKINGNFLFDNATQDDFRSLLIENGLNDKKVGDIWTIGDRGAQGIIDSSDVKYLNENFFYLRDVKVKINLVCIDELQIPSGRSKKLVNTVEASTRLDAIASAGFRISRTKIIERIENGMLRLNGSKVNKPTINLKVGDKLELENKGFIEILNLEITKRERWKVKLLRK; encoded by the coding sequence ATGATTGACTTGAAAGAAATCTTAATAAATTCAAACTTTAAAAAAGAAACTGAGGAATTAATAAATATAGCTAACTTAGCTTACAAGCACTGGGAAACTTATTGGACTGGATTTCATTCAACTTATATTTGTGAAGAGATTCTAAAAGATTTTGGAAATTTGAATGATTTCAAATTTTTTGTTTATGGAGGATTCTCCTCTTCTCAAAGATCTAGAATAGCTTGCTTCAGAGGTGATCACATTCCTGAGGAGGATGCTCTAAAAAGTGATTTTCCAGCTAAAGGGATAAAAATTAATGGCAATTTTTTATTTGATAATGCTACGCAAGACGACTTTAGATCCCTATTAATTGAAAATGGGTTAAATGATAAAAAAGTAGGGGATATATGGACTATTGGGGATAGGGGAGCACAAGGGATAATTGATAGTTCAGATGTTAAATATCTAAATGAAAATTTTTTTTATTTGAGAGACGTAAAAGTAAAAATTAATTTAGTTTGTATAGATGAATTACAAATACCTTCTGGAAGATCAAAAAAACTTGTTAATACAGTAGAGGCTTCAACAAGATTAGACGCTATAGCTTCAGCGGGTTTTAGGATATCACGAACCAAAATTATTGAAAGGATAGAAAATGGAATGCTCAGATTAAATGGGAGCAAAGTTAATAAGCCAACTATTAATCTAAAAGTTGGCGACAAACTAGAACTTGAAAATAAAGGATTTATTGAAATTCTAAATTTAGAAATCACCAAAAGAGAAAGATGGAAAGTTAAATTACTTAGAAAATGA
- a CDS encoding DUF2214 family protein, with the protein MLLGTLLTGEIAKSALVAYVHYLGIILCFGSLLFERLTLKVDLNRNETISMIIADVVYGLAGVAILVTGILRVKYFGQGGDFYTGNPVFWIKVSLYILVGLLSLYPTTTYILWAIPLSKNKLPEISENLVKRFKFIITTELVGFATIPLFATLMARGVGLG; encoded by the coding sequence ATGTTATTAGGAACTTTATTAACAGGCGAAATCGCTAAAAGTGCATTGGTGGCATATGTTCATTATTTAGGAATTATTTTGTGTTTCGGTTCTCTTTTATTTGAAAGATTGACTCTAAAAGTAGATCTAAACAGAAATGAGACGATCTCAATGATAATTGCAGATGTTGTTTATGGCTTGGCAGGAGTTGCAATTTTAGTTACTGGTATATTGCGTGTTAAGTATTTTGGTCAAGGCGGTGATTTCTATACAGGTAATCCTGTGTTTTGGATAAAGGTTTCTCTTTACATTTTGGTTGGATTACTTTCTTTATACCCAACAACAACCTATATCTTATGGGCAATTCCATTAAGTAAGAATAAATTACCTGAAATTTCTGAGAACCTTGTTAAGAGGTTTAAATTTATCATTACCACCGAATTAGTAGGCTTTGCAACAATACCTTTGTTTGCAACTCTTATGGCTAGAGGTGTAGGTTTAGGTTGA
- a CDS encoding DoxX family protein, producing the protein MLSTILTKSFSKDTALLILRVITGTVLIHHGYEKLANIENFADAFVRPLHLPFPIFLSYIAAFSEIGGSWLLIIGLATRFGALAIVGTISVAIYHALVTSGFNIFLLELLLLYFASATSIALSGPGNFSIDEVIIRILKSEDTEEDKSSKKVNSYTKESKLKEETNKVGLFQYIQANILSDI; encoded by the coding sequence GTGCTTTCTACAATTCTTACTAAATCGTTTAGCAAAGATACAGCTTTATTAATTCTTAGAGTCATAACAGGTACAGTTCTCATTCACCATGGTTATGAGAAATTAGCTAATATCGAGAATTTTGCAGATGCATTTGTTAGGCCATTACATCTCCCATTCCCAATATTTTTATCATACATTGCAGCATTTTCAGAAATAGGTGGAAGTTGGTTATTAATTATTGGTTTAGCTACAAGATTCGGAGCTTTGGCTATTGTTGGAACAATTTCTGTAGCTATATATCACGCACTTGTTACTTCAGGTTTTAATATTTTTCTATTAGAACTATTACTTCTATATTTCGCTTCAGCAACTTCAATTGCCTTATCAGGCCCTGGAAATTTTTCTATAGATGAAGTTATAATTAGAATTCTTAAATCAGAAGACACAGAAGAAGACAAATCTTCAAAAAAAGTGAATTCCTATACTAAGGAGTCCAAATTAAAAGAAGAAACAAATAAAGTTGGTTTGTTTCAATACATACAAGCTAATATCCTTTCAGATATCTGA
- a CDS encoding pirin family protein, translating into MSLKIIKIRKSQERFRSSREWLNSMHSFSFAEHKDPKWDNFGNIRVINEDIISPNEGFKTHSHSNMEIITVVTKGAITHRDSLNNFGKIHQDEVQVMSAGTGISHSENNEENETCKLFQIWIFPKNENIKPRYDQISLKEKLGDNLIVDYKNVQNNKLFVNQDISLWRCKYNPIKEKKLPLTIDKYNWIQIIEGDLLLKSKHPDLKVSLSSGDGLGFEAINFKDISIDTEKELDFLLFSMPSL; encoded by the coding sequence ATGTCTTTGAAAATAATTAAAATAAGGAAATCTCAAGAAAGATTTAGATCAAGTAGAGAATGGCTTAATTCAATGCATTCTTTTTCTTTCGCAGAGCATAAAGATCCGAAATGGGATAATTTTGGGAATATTAGAGTTATAAACGAAGATATTATTTCTCCTAATGAGGGATTTAAGACGCATTCTCATTCAAATATGGAAATAATTACCGTCGTAACAAAAGGAGCAATAACTCATAGAGACTCGTTAAACAACTTTGGAAAAATTCACCAAGATGAAGTGCAAGTTATGTCTGCAGGTACTGGGATCTCGCATAGCGAGAATAACGAAGAGAATGAGACCTGCAAGTTGTTCCAGATCTGGATATTCCCTAAAAATGAAAATATCAAACCTCGCTATGACCAAATTTCATTAAAGGAAAAGTTAGGGGACAATCTTATTGTTGATTACAAAAATGTTCAAAATAATAAACTCTTTGTAAATCAAGATATCTCTTTATGGCGTTGTAAATATAATCCTATTAAAGAAAAAAAATTGCCTTTAACAATTGATAAATATAATTGGATACAAATAATAGAAGGCGATCTTTTATTAAAAAGCAAACACCCTGATTTAAAAGTAAGCCTGTCTTCTGGAGATGGCTTGGGTTTTGAAGCTATTAATTTTAAAGATATTTCTATAGATACGGAAAAAGAATTAGATTTTCTTTTGTTTTCAATGCCTTCTTTATAG
- a CDS encoding FAD-binding domain-containing protein, with protein sequence MSFLLKAQDIWENFAKYKINDYAKLRNFDFGPNNESSVSKLSPFLTHRILLEYDLIHDTESKYKVKNSTKFIEEIFWRVYWKGWMENRPKVWQNFISEKNLDYDHELYKSAVNGNTELDFFNSWVHELRKYNYLHNHTRMWFASTWIFNLGLPWQLGAKFFFKYLFDGDAASNLLSWRWVAGLQTKGKQYLFSSSNLRKFSNNRFNVEKIINKQIFLEESNQIPLEDEIYKNNMDPKSDNLIMFENDLHLPTLKNLICRYKKVFIILLNNEQRQIKLSESVLKFKQELVSDFVEHFDKVEQIDPHSLEDTFKNINQIDIIYPGVGENYDFIVKFKTLNNKHIFNLVRDEDLFAWKFAKKGFFKFKENIPKINQRIFENYSKNNF encoded by the coding sequence ATGTCATTTTTATTAAAAGCTCAAGATATTTGGGAGAATTTTGCAAAATATAAAATTAATGATTATGCAAAGTTGAGAAATTTTGATTTTGGGCCAAATAATGAAAGTTCAGTTTCAAAGTTATCACCATTTTTGACTCATAGAATATTGTTGGAATATGACCTGATACATGATACTGAAAGTAAATATAAAGTCAAAAATTCAACTAAGTTCATTGAAGAAATATTCTGGAGAGTTTATTGGAAAGGGTGGATGGAAAACAGACCGAAAGTTTGGCAAAATTTTATTTCAGAAAAAAATCTTGATTATGATCATGAGTTATATAAAAGCGCAGTTAATGGGAATACAGAATTAGATTTTTTTAACTCTTGGGTACATGAATTAAGAAAATATAACTATTTGCATAATCATACAAGGATGTGGTTTGCGAGTACTTGGATATTCAATTTAGGCCTCCCATGGCAATTGGGAGCAAAGTTTTTCTTTAAATATCTTTTTGATGGTGATGCTGCATCTAATCTCCTTAGTTGGAGATGGGTTGCAGGATTGCAAACTAAAGGAAAGCAATATCTTTTTTCATCTTCAAACCTCAGAAAATTTTCAAACAATAGATTTAATGTAGAAAAAATAATTAACAAACAAATTTTTCTTGAGGAATCTAATCAAATTCCATTAGAAGATGAAATTTATAAAAACAATATGGATCCCAAATCAGATAATCTGATAATGTTTGAGAATGATCTGCACCTTCCAACCCTTAAAAATTTAATCTGCAGATATAAAAAGGTATTCATTATTCTTCTAAACAATGAACAAAGACAAATTAAATTGTCTGAATCTGTTTTGAAATTTAAACAAGAACTGGTTTCTGACTTTGTAGAGCATTTTGATAAAGTTGAACAGATTGACCCTCATTCGCTAGAAGATACTTTTAAAAATATTAATCAAATAGATATTATTTATCCTGGAGTTGGAGAAAATTATGACTTTATAGTTAAGTTTAAAACTTTAAACAATAAACATATATTTAATCTCGTTAGGGATGAAGACTTATTCGCTTGGAAGTTCGCCAAAAAAGGATTTTTTAAATTTAAAGAAAACATTCCTAAAATTAATCAAAGAATATTTGAAAATTACTCAAAAAATAATTTTTAA
- a CDS encoding DUF1643 domain-containing protein, whose protein sequence is MKNLFLERNCLISENKQYRWSLSFKIYKSTKEIIFIGLNPSLSDAVFLDNTTKKIIKISKNNNYGKVKLINLFALVSSNPEKLFNHKNPVGYLNNHHIYKNLKHWSENKNCDLWLGWGNKGEFLNRNKKISKKIMQYSSIRKNNFDNPLGPLLIKKTIKDNPIHPLYCSDNSILQSYF, encoded by the coding sequence TTGAAAAATTTATTTCTAGAAAGAAATTGTTTAATAAGCGAGAACAAACAATATAGATGGAGTCTAAGTTTTAAGATTTATAAATCTACAAAAGAAATTATTTTTATTGGTTTAAATCCTTCACTATCAGATGCAGTTTTCTTGGATAATACAACAAAAAAGATAATCAAGATTTCGAAAAACAATAATTATGGCAAAGTAAAATTAATCAATCTATTTGCTCTTGTTTCAAGCAATCCAGAAAAACTTTTTAATCACAAAAACCCTGTTGGTTATCTAAATAATCATCATATTTATAAAAACTTAAAACACTGGTCTGAAAATAAAAACTGTGATTTATGGTTAGGTTGGGGCAATAAAGGGGAATTTCTAAATAGAAATAAAAAAATATCAAAAAAAATAATGCAATATAGTTCAATTAGGAAAAATAATTTTGATAATCCTCTCGGACCGCTCTTAATTAAGAAAACAATCAAAGATAATCCAATTCACCCTCTATATTGCTCCGATAATTCCATACTCCAATCTTATTTTTAG
- a CDS encoding MATH domain-containing protein: MSESNNLPQAISHKKLSYLMLKAQKDSHFSDELAEIENPEKREFDDLINNWEASTKKVINELSKRKENLLKDKSPNSLIALGAMEVHLNMALQALNAFNKGVDE, encoded by the coding sequence ATGAGTGAATCTAACAATTTACCTCAAGCAATCAGTCATAAGAAATTAAGTTACTTGATGCTTAAGGCACAAAAAGATTCTCATTTTTCTGATGAATTAGCAGAAATAGAAAACCCTGAAAAAAGAGAATTTGACGATTTAATAAACAATTGGGAAGCTTCAACTAAGAAAGTAATTAACGAGTTATCAAAAAGAAAAGAGAATTTACTAAAAGACAAATCACCAAATTCTTTAATTGCACTTGGTGCTATGGAAGTTCACCTTAACATGGCTTTGCAAGCTTTAAATGCCTTTAATAAAGGAGTTGATGAGTAA
- a CDS encoding GAF domain-containing protein: protein MPNILSKKEEEERRLKALAEYRILGTKPESCYDDITRIAAATCNVPISLMTLVDKDKQWFKSKLGLQISETRRDWSFCTHAIKENSPLIIHDAYQDERFINNPLVTGDPKIRFYAGFPLRTSDGNKLGTLCVIDRKPGNLTMQQFNIMELLSKQIVSFLELRKKSLNLLDALSHLHKQEGILSVCSYCREVKNKDGDWMHLEKYLSNISDIRFSHGVCDNCMEKHFPDVIEVWNKKDFFEDGQKRYLGS, encoded by the coding sequence ATGCCGAATATTTTATCAAAAAAAGAAGAAGAAGAAAGAAGGTTAAAAGCTTTAGCCGAATACAGGATTTTGGGAACTAAGCCTGAATCATGTTATGACGATATTACAAGAATTGCCGCTGCGACATGTAATGTGCCTATTTCTTTAATGACTTTAGTAGACAAAGATAAACAATGGTTTAAATCTAAATTAGGACTTCAAATATCAGAAACTAGAAGAGATTGGTCTTTTTGTACCCATGCAATAAAAGAAAATAGTCCCTTAATTATTCATGATGCTTACCAAGATGAAAGATTTATTAATAATCCATTAGTAACAGGAGACCCAAAAATTCGATTTTATGCAGGTTTTCCTCTTAGAACTAGTGATGGTAATAAGCTTGGAACTCTTTGTGTAATTGACAGAAAGCCAGGAAATCTTACTATGCAGCAATTTAATATTATGGAATTATTATCTAAACAAATTGTCTCATTTCTAGAGCTTAGAAAAAAGTCATTAAATTTGTTAGATGCATTGTCTCATTTGCATAAACAAGAAGGTATTTTATCTGTTTGTTCATATTGCAGAGAAGTAAAAAATAAAGATGGCGATTGGATGCATTTGGAAAAATATCTTTCGAACATTAGTGATATAAGGTTTAGCCATGGAGTCTGTGATAACTGCATGGAAAAACATTTCCCAGATGTTATTGAAGTTTGGAATAAAAAGGATTTTTTTGAAGATGGGCAAAAAAGGTATTTAGGCTCTTAG